From Elaeis guineensis isolate ETL-2024a chromosome 16, EG11, whole genome shotgun sequence, a single genomic window includes:
- the LOC105059321 gene encoding RHOMBOID-like protein 2 — translation MADLEGERGGGGGGGGGGGGGGGGGGGNGKSRGGGAGGAGAPYLYDVPETEERPWVPWVVPLIVIACVAVFVVEMYVNNCPDDTHRTGPCVARFLHRFSFQPLHENPLLGPSVATLKKLGALDWNKVVHQHQGWRLVACIWLHAGLIHLLVNMLSLVFVGIRLEQQFGFARIGVIYLLSGFGGSVLTSLLLQNNISVGASGALFGLLGSMLSELITNWTIYSNRVAALLTLVFLIIVNLAIGIFPHVDMFAHIGGFLTGFLIGFILLIRPQFGWMERQDLPPSSQVTSKYKAYQYVLWVIALLLILAGFAVGLVMLFRGVNGYDHCHWCHYLNCVPTSKWSCDN, via the exons ATGGCGGACTTGGAGGGGGAgaggggcggcggcggcggcggcggcggcggcggcggcggcggcggcggtggtgGTGGTGGCAACGGCAAAAGCAGGGGCGGCGGCGCAGGCGGGGCGGGGGCGCCGTACTTATACGACGTGCCGGAGACGGAGGAGAGGCCGTGGGTGCCGTGGGTGGTGCCGCTGATCGTGATAGCGTGCGTGGCGGTGTTCGTCGTGGAGATGTACGTCAACAACTGCCCCGACGACACGCACCGGACCGGACCGTGCGTCGCCCGCTTCCTCCACCGCTTCTCCTTCCAGCCCCTCCATGAGAATCCCCTCCTCGGACCCTCGGTCGCTAC ATTGAAGAAATTGGGAGCTCTTGACTGGAACAAAGTGGTTCATCAGCATCAGGGATGGAGGCTTGTTGCTTGTATCTGGTTGCATGCTGGCCTTATCCATTTGCTTGTAAATATGCTGAGCCTTGTTTTTGTTGGAATTCGCCTCGAACAGCAATTTGGATTTG CACGGATTGGTGTCATATACCTTCTATCAGGGTTTGGTGGGAGTGTTCTTACATCTCTTCTGTTACAAAATAACATTTCTGTTGGTGCTTCTGGTGCTTTGTTTGGACTTCTTGGATCAATGCTATCAGAACTCATCACAAACTGGACCATCTATTCCAACAGG GTTGCAGCTTTATTAACTCTTGTGTTTTTGATTATTGTCAACTTGGCCATTGGAATATTTCCGCATGTTGATATGTTTGCCCATATAGGGGGGTTCTTAACGGGTTTTCTCATCGGTTTTATTTTGTTGATCCGGCCTCAGTTTGGTTGGATGGAACGTCAAGATCTGCCCCCTTCAAGTCAGGTCACTTCCAAATACAAAGCATATCAGTATGTGTTGTGGGTGATCGCATTGCTTTTGATACTAGCCGG atTTGCAGTTGGTTTGGTAATGCTTTTCAGGGGAGTGAACGGCTACGATCATTGCCACTGGTGTCACTATCTGAACTGTGTACCCACATCAAAGTGGAGCTGCGACAATTGA